The following are from one region of the Salicibibacter kimchii genome:
- a CDS encoding post-transcriptional regulator has protein sequence MKNAQQYEVWKTDVRPILELKRDEFHLLGHEEVLEEDIWKLGMKKLQKESQYTPFYRFTNVLMRLSVTDYMNERTINAYKGMEGWSKDTDDELEGILDEVLGNENG, from the coding sequence ATGAAAAATGCTCAACAGTATGAAGTATGGAAAACGGATGTAAGGCCAATACTTGAATTAAAAAGAGATGAATTTCACCTCCTTGGCCATGAAGAAGTGTTAGAAGAAGATATATGGAAGTTGGGGATGAAGAAGCTGCAAAAAGAATCGCAATATACGCCTTTTTATCGGTTTACAAACGTCTTGATGCGTTTGTCCGTGACGGATTATATGAATGAGAGGACCATCAATGCTTACAAAGGGATGGAAGGTTGGTCAAAAGATACTGATGACGAGTTAGAAGGGATCCTTGATGAGGTGCTTGGCAATGAAAACGGTTGA
- the secD gene encoding protein translocase subunit SecD has protein sequence MGKKWGRIGAFFAIIIALGVLISQTAFDVARGTNLGLDLQGGFEVLYELEPDSERELTDEDIQATASALNERVDVLGVSEPSITVEGEDRIRVQLPGVEEQEEARELLSTEAELSFRDVDDELMLTGEDLQQGGASTGFDDANQPIVQVTLEDSELFGEITSEISQRPEPENLLVIWLDYDEDEHSFYEEANEPDPAFISAPRVSEPLPTDTVSIEGMGSLEEAEFLAEMLNAGSLPVQIEEIYSNTVGASLGEQALEQTLFAGMIGVALIFLYMIAYYRFMGVIASLTLGIYIYLVMILFNSIQGVLTLPGIAALILGVGMAVDANILTYERIKEELKDGRSMKSAYKLGSGRALGTIIDANITTLIAAGVLFYFGTSAVQGFAVMLIVSILTSFITSVYGTRLLLGLWINSRTLNRKYWLFGVKERDVRRGL, from the coding sequence ATGGGAAAAAAATGGGGAAGAATCGGAGCGTTTTTCGCTATTATCATTGCGCTCGGTGTATTAATTTCACAAACGGCATTCGATGTGGCTCGAGGTACAAATCTTGGCCTTGATTTGCAAGGGGGATTTGAAGTTCTGTATGAACTTGAACCGGATAGTGAAAGAGAATTAACGGACGAAGATATTCAGGCAACTGCTTCGGCACTGAACGAACGGGTCGACGTGCTCGGGGTTTCGGAGCCATCCATTACGGTTGAAGGAGAGGACCGTATACGGGTGCAGCTCCCGGGCGTTGAAGAGCAGGAAGAAGCTCGCGAACTCTTGTCCACCGAAGCAGAACTATCGTTTCGCGATGTTGATGATGAGTTAATGCTAACCGGGGAAGATCTACAGCAGGGTGGGGCGAGCACGGGTTTTGATGATGCGAATCAACCGATTGTGCAAGTTACGTTGGAAGACAGTGAGTTGTTTGGAGAAATCACCAGTGAAATAAGCCAACGGCCGGAACCGGAGAATTTACTCGTCATTTGGCTCGACTATGATGAAGATGAACATTCTTTCTATGAAGAAGCCAATGAGCCGGACCCGGCCTTCATTTCAGCACCTCGGGTAAGCGAACCACTTCCCACGGACACTGTTTCCATTGAAGGCATGGGTTCCCTTGAAGAAGCCGAATTTTTGGCTGAAATGCTCAATGCCGGGTCGCTTCCTGTCCAAATCGAGGAAATCTACTCCAACACGGTAGGGGCATCTTTGGGAGAGCAGGCATTGGAACAGACATTGTTCGCGGGCATGATCGGTGTGGCTCTGATCTTTTTATACATGATAGCTTATTACCGTTTTATGGGTGTTATTGCCTCTCTTACACTAGGGATATATATCTACTTGGTGATGATCCTCTTTAATTCCATCCAAGGGGTGCTGACCTTGCCCGGCATTGCCGCTTTAATTCTCGGAGTCGGGATGGCGGTGGATGCCAATATTTTAACGTACGAGCGCATTAAAGAAGAATTAAAAGATGGAAGGTCCATGAAATCCGCGTATAAATTGGGAAGTGGGCGCGCGTTGGGGACGATTATTGACGCCAACATTACAACACTCATCGCAGCGGGAGTGCTTTTCTACTTCGGTACGAGCGCGGTACAAGGATTTGCCGTCATGCTCATTGTCAGCATATTGACGAGCTTTATTACCTCGGTGTATGGCACACGACTCTTGCTCGGGCTATGGATTAACAGTCGAACTTTAAATCGTAAATATTGGCTGTTTGGCGTAAAGGAGCGTGATGTTCGCCGTGGACTTTAA
- the secF gene encoding protein translocase subunit SecF → MDFNFANKNIDLIKHRKTYFFITIAVVLAGAILLSTLGLNLGIDFSSGTRVDFMSEEPLTAEEIENEFAEIGLSPDDITLAGDDHEQASAQFIGDLSQDEQLNIQGHLEEAFGYEPNVSYVSPQIGRELAINALIATGFASLGIVIYVAIRFEFLYGLAAITALLYDAFLVISIFSLLQLEINIPFIAAVLTVIGYSINDTIVTFDRIRENVRKEEEEEEIKDFNRLAGIVNKSLLQTLTRSINTVLTVLFAAGAIWLLGSEAITSFAIAIVIGLVAGTYSSLFFAAQLWLVWKNKYIKKQQEKPTTEMEGSEP, encoded by the coding sequence GTGGACTTTAATTTTGCCAATAAAAATATCGATCTGATTAAACACAGAAAGACCTATTTTTTTATTACAATTGCCGTGGTTCTGGCCGGCGCAATTTTGCTCTCAACGCTCGGTCTTAATTTGGGCATCGATTTTTCAAGCGGTACGCGCGTTGACTTCATGTCGGAAGAACCGTTAACGGCAGAAGAAATTGAAAACGAGTTTGCAGAAATTGGGTTGTCCCCAGACGATATCACGCTTGCCGGGGATGATCACGAACAAGCGTCCGCACAATTTATCGGCGACCTTAGTCAAGACGAGCAGCTGAATATACAGGGGCATTTGGAAGAGGCATTCGGCTATGAACCGAACGTAAGCTACGTCTCCCCGCAAATTGGTCGCGAGCTGGCGATCAATGCACTGATTGCCACCGGATTCGCTTCTCTGGGAATCGTCATATATGTCGCAATTCGATTTGAATTTTTATATGGGCTCGCCGCCATCACCGCGCTCCTATATGACGCTTTTCTTGTGATATCGATCTTCAGCTTATTGCAATTGGAGATCAATATCCCTTTTATTGCAGCGGTGCTCACGGTGATTGGTTATTCAATTAATGATACGATTGTGACGTTCGACCGTATCCGGGAAAATGTCCGCAAAGAGGAAGAAGAGGAGGAAATTAAGGATTTTAACCGCTTGGCGGGCATTGTAAACAAAAGTTTGTTGCAAACACTGACACGTTCGATTAATACCGTTTTAACAGTATTGTTTGCCGCGGGCGCTATTTGGCTCTTGGGGAGTGAAGCGATCACCTCGTTTGCTATTGCAATCGTGATCGGGCTTGTCGCCGGTACGTACTCTTCCCTCTTTTTTGCAGCACAGTTGTGGCTCGTATGGAAAAATAAATATATAAAGAAACAACAAGAAAAACCGACAACAGAAATGGAAGGAAGTGAGCCGTAA
- a CDS encoding cation diffusion facilitator family transporter yields MADFDEIRYKRVKHAAWVGIIVNIGLAIAKGIFGVLANSRALIADAAHSAADVVTSFAVLIGIRAAELPPDEDHPYGHGKAESITAIIVSVLLFLVGLEIALNTIGEMRGGNEPPGTIALYVIVASIIIKEVLFRVKVRLGKKYNSEALITDAWHHRSDAISSFAALAGVGASILGSSYNIDWLLYGDLVAGVFVAGLVMIMAWKLGREAIHNALDHVWHEEDTAGLKNKVLGIDGVFGIDEFHARQHGHYVIIDIKIVVDPKISVRAGHDIATDVKGLLMEEEKVRNVLVHVNPYEDE; encoded by the coding sequence ATGGCAGATTTTGATGAGATACGATATAAACGGGTCAAACATGCCGCTTGGGTAGGCATCATTGTAAATATCGGCCTCGCGATTGCCAAGGGCATCTTCGGTGTGCTCGCCAACAGCCGGGCGTTGATCGCTGATGCTGCCCATTCGGCCGCTGATGTCGTAACATCTTTTGCCGTTTTGATCGGCATTCGGGCTGCGGAACTTCCGCCTGACGAAGATCATCCATATGGCCATGGAAAAGCGGAATCGATTACCGCCATCATTGTGAGCGTCCTTTTATTCCTCGTCGGTTTGGAGATTGCGCTGAATACGATCGGGGAAATGAGAGGAGGAAATGAGCCTCCGGGCACCATCGCCCTATATGTTATTGTTGCCTCTATCATCATTAAAGAAGTGCTGTTTCGTGTCAAAGTACGCCTCGGAAAAAAATACAACAGCGAAGCTTTAATCACCGATGCCTGGCATCATCGTTCGGACGCCATTTCATCGTTCGCTGCTCTTGCCGGGGTCGGCGCTTCCATTCTAGGGTCAAGTTACAATATTGATTGGCTTCTTTACGGCGATTTGGTCGCGGGAGTGTTTGTTGCTGGCCTTGTGATGATCATGGCCTGGAAATTGGGCAGGGAAGCCATCCATAATGCCCTCGACCACGTTTGGCACGAAGAAGATACGGCAGGTTTAAAAAACAAGGTGCTCGGGATTGACGGCGTATTCGGAATTGACGAGTTTCATGCCCGTCAGCATGGACATTACGTGATCATTGATATTAAAATAGTGGTAGACCCGAAAATTAGCGTTCGTGCAGGGCATGACATTGCCACCGATGTAAAGGGTTTATTAATGGAAGAGGAGAAGGTACGAAACGTTCTTGTTCATGTGAACCCTTATGAAGACGAATAA
- a CDS encoding LapA family protein, with the protein MRGQWTLIMGLVAALLISIFAVINVESVAVNFLFVTTQIPLILIILGSVLMGGLAVGGVGMLKVYRLQQEVRRLKRDNAEGRQANDHPEPAQESKKKDKRNAKE; encoded by the coding sequence ATGAGAGGACAATGGACACTCATCATGGGACTGGTTGCCGCATTGTTGATTTCGATATTTGCAGTGATCAATGTAGAAAGCGTCGCCGTCAACTTTCTTTTCGTAACAACACAAATTCCTTTAATTCTTATCATCCTCGGTTCAGTGCTGATGGGCGGACTCGCCGTTGGGGGCGTCGGGATGTTGAAAGTGTATCGCTTACAGCAAGAAGTGCGACGTTTGAAAAGGGACAACGCGGAAGGGCGCCAGGCAAACGATCATCCGGAACCGGCACAAGAGAGCAAGAAAAAGGATAAGCGTAATGCCAAAGAGTGA